A region of Streptomyces deccanensis DNA encodes the following proteins:
- a CDS encoding family 43 glycosylhydrolase yields MTVARNPVIRGFAPDPSLIRVGEWYYVATSSFEWFPTIPLHRSRDLAHWEYAGHVRGAVPGGSLRGVPDSAGIWAPSLSWDGDRFWVVYTIVRSVGTRYFDLDTYVSTAAAVDGEWTAPRRIASHGFDPALFHHEGRLWLLNMQSDHRPGGERFAGIVLTELDRITLRPVGDTHLLLQHDRLIEGPKLLIRDGWFYLVLAEGGTGVEHGVRVARGRALTGPYELDDVPLLTTRDDPKVPLQKAGHAELVQTPTGEWFLSHLTARPLHTDRGIRCTLGRETAVQAVTWDAQGWPRLRQGGWHPEVEVEVPPVGGAVAPAAGGAAAPAAAAAADGAVAPAASPAAAFPAPAPAVAVAPASAAPAIAWPWSTLRAEADGSWVDTGARPGWIRLRGRHGPESLWDQSLLAQRITEHRAEVEVTVEARPRTFGEAAGLTLRYNTASYLSLDLTWAEPEGEPQRGQQWRGEGRTVLSLLERDEDGARQVAVVEVEPGRPITLGASIDGAEARFWYLREGVRTPVGPPLDFTHLSDDYGSKLRFTGTLAGIHAQDLVAAEFTADFSGFRLVCAAE; encoded by the coding sequence TCGTGGCTTCGCGCCCGACCCCTCGCTGATCAGGGTCGGCGAGTGGTACTACGTTGCGACGAGTTCGTTCGAGTGGTTCCCGACGATCCCCCTGCACCGGTCCAGGGATCTGGCGCACTGGGAGTACGCCGGTCATGTGCGGGGCGCGGTGCCCGGCGGCTCGCTGCGCGGGGTCCCCGACTCGGCGGGTATCTGGGCGCCCTCACTGAGCTGGGACGGCGACCGCTTCTGGGTGGTCTACACGATCGTGCGGTCGGTCGGCACGCGCTACTTCGACCTGGACACGTACGTCAGCACGGCCGCGGCGGTGGACGGCGAATGGACCGCTCCGCGGCGGATCGCGAGCCATGGCTTCGATCCCGCCCTGTTCCACCACGAGGGCCGGCTCTGGCTGCTCAACATGCAGAGCGACCACCGTCCCGGCGGCGAACGGTTCGCCGGGATCGTCCTGACGGAACTGGACCGCATCACCCTTCGTCCCGTCGGCGACACCCATCTGCTGCTCCAGCACGACCGGTTGATCGAGGGCCCGAAGCTCCTGATCCGCGACGGCTGGTTCTACCTGGTCCTCGCCGAGGGCGGCACCGGGGTCGAACACGGCGTGCGGGTGGCACGCGGCCGCGCCCTCACGGGACCGTACGAACTCGACGACGTGCCGCTGCTGACGACGCGGGACGACCCGAAGGTGCCGCTGCAGAAGGCCGGCCACGCCGAACTGGTCCAGACCCCGACCGGCGAGTGGTTCCTCAGCCACCTCACCGCCCGCCCCCTCCACACCGACCGGGGCATCCGCTGCACGCTGGGCCGCGAGACCGCCGTCCAGGCGGTGACGTGGGACGCGCAGGGCTGGCCCCGACTGCGGCAGGGGGGTTGGCATCCGGAGGTGGAGGTGGAGGTGCCCCCTGTGGGTGGGGCAGTTGCTCCGGCTGCGGGTGGGGCTGCCGCTCCGGCTGCGGCTGCGGCTGCTGATGGGGCTGTGGCCCCGGCTGCCTCTCCGGCTGCTGCGTTCCCGGCCCCGGCTCCGGCTGTGGCGGTCGCTCCGGCGTCGGCCGCCCCTGCCATTGCGTGGCCCTGGAGCACTCTGCGGGCCGAGGCGGATGGCTCATGGGTCGACACGGGCGCCCGCCCCGGCTGGATACGGCTGCGGGGTCGGCACGGTCCCGAGTCGCTGTGGGACCAGAGCCTGTTGGCACAGCGGATCACCGAGCACCGGGCGGAGGTGGAGGTCACCGTGGAAGCCCGGCCGCGCACCTTCGGCGAGGCGGCGGGGCTGACCCTGCGCTACAACACCGCGTCGTACCTCAGCCTCGATCTGACGTGGGCCGAGCCGGAGGGCGAACCGCAGCGCGGCCAGCAGTGGCGGGGCGAGGGCCGTACGGTGCTCAGTCTCCTGGAGCGCGACGAGGACGGCGCCCGGCAGGTGGCCGTCGTCGAGGTCGAGCCGGGCCGGCCGATCACCCTGGGGGCGAGCATCGACGGCGCGGAGGCCCGCTTCTGGTACCTCCGCGAGGGCGTGCGCACGCCCGTAGGCCCGCCCCTCGACTTCACCCACCTCTCCGACGACTACGGCTCCAAACTCCGCTTCACCGGCACCCTGGCCGGCATCCACGCCCAGGACCTGGTCGCGGCGGAGTTCACGGCGGACTTCAGCGGCTTCCGGTTGGTGTGCGCGGCTGAGTGA